The Deltaproteobacteria bacterium genome contains a region encoding:
- a CDS encoding methyltransferase domain-containing protein — MSKTAGTNHPWLTHDLGDLTAFVRRLGEPELAGRRNYFRWLEYPLALSMAAPKKNERVLEIGAGFINALPLWMAADFGARVTAVDRKPLTNELRAYVDGLARSLDIPDGRLAVMQADATELPFDDDSFDLVMCVSTLEHAPLPDDSRIAAEIGRVLAPGGRAILSFPFNHDGCHIESEEWHGEEYQQRHYNEYTTRQRVIHPSGLWFIRAAILGEVDPREGKRYLTWADEARRAWCVDHESRWADYWRIYHDIERDEFYLNPGEVPDEVAQNAGIVCMQLEKRELRPQSRYFFYEPFEADLQNDGARITLAQHGRGLAIESTVFSNFFAHDVECFESGMNCWVRVTFTCEGEVDEPVFRIAFHADDGTVVAGFDTHEGGCRFGKLRGRNVIHLKFGMLNLAGGRYEVSIGAWEYPEPNPIPPFAYDVRHKAWVLVVRDRRPGSLGVTYCPCEVSVEPVTEE; from the coding sequence ATGTCGAAAACCGCCGGAACAAATCATCCCTGGCTCACGCACGATCTGGGCGATCTGACGGCGTTCGTGCGCCGTCTGGGCGAGCCCGAACTCGCCGGGCGTCGCAACTACTTTCGATGGCTCGAATACCCGCTCGCGCTTTCGATGGCCGCGCCCAAAAAAAACGAGCGCGTGCTGGAGATCGGCGCGGGGTTCATCAACGCGTTGCCGTTGTGGATGGCCGCGGACTTCGGCGCGCGCGTCACCGCGGTCGATCGCAAACCGCTCACCAATGAACTGCGGGCCTACGTGGACGGCCTCGCGCGCTCGCTCGACATCCCCGACGGACGGCTCGCCGTGATGCAGGCCGACGCGACCGAGTTGCCGTTCGACGACGACAGTTTCGACCTCGTGATGTGCGTGAGCACGCTCGAGCACGCGCCGCTGCCCGACGATTCGCGCATCGCCGCCGAGATCGGTCGCGTACTCGCGCCGGGCGGACGCGCGATCCTGTCATTTCCATTCAACCACGACGGCTGCCATATCGAGAGCGAGGAGTGGCACGGCGAGGAGTATCAGCAGCGGCACTACAACGAATACACGACGCGCCAGCGCGTGATTCATCCGTCGGGCCTGTGGTTCATCCGCGCCGCGATTCTGGGTGAGGTCGATCCCCGCGAGGGCAAGCGCTACCTGACGTGGGCGGACGAGGCACGCCGTGCGTGGTGCGTCGACCACGAATCGCGCTGGGCGGACTATTGGCGGATCTATCACGACATCGAGCGCGACGAGTTCTACCTGAATCCGGGAGAGGTGCCCGACGAGGTCGCGCAGAACGCGGGCATCGTGTGCATGCAGCTCGAAAAGCGGGAGCTGCGCCCGCAGTCGCGCTATTTTTTTTACGAACCTTTTGAAGCCGATCTGCAAAACGACGGCGCGCGCATCACGTTAGCGCAGCACGGCCGCGGGCTCGCGATCGAGAGTACCGTCTTCTCCAACTTCTTCGCGCACGACGTCGAGTGTTTCGAGTCGGGCATGAACTGCTGGGTGCGCGTGACGTTCACGTGCGAGGGCGAGGTCGACGAGCCGGTCTTTCGCATCGCGTTTCACGCCGACGATGGTACGGTCGTGGCCGGCTTCGACACGCACGAGGGCGGCTGCCGATTCGGCAAACTGCGCGGACGAAACGTCATCCACCTGAAGTTCGGGATGCTCAATCTCGCGGGCGGGCGCTACGAGGTCAGCATCGGCGCGTGGGAATATCCCGAGCCGAATCCCATTCCGCCCTTCGCATACGATGTCCGCCACAAGGCGTGGGTGCTGGTGGTGCGCGACCGGCGACCCGGATCGCTGGGCGTCACGTATTGCCCATGCGAAGTTTCGGTCGAGCCGGTCACGGAGGAGTGA